The Osmia lignaria lignaria isolate PbOS001 chromosome 14, iyOsmLign1, whole genome shotgun sequence genome has a window encoding:
- the LOC117609029 gene encoding aromatic-L-amino-acid decarboxylase codes for MDTKEFVDFGKAAIDFVANYTDNLRNKNVLPDVEPGYLSELLPKEAPQKAETWQQVLKDVEQYIIPGVTHWNSPHFHAFYPTANSYPALVGEILSSGIGCIGLSWLASPACTELEVITMNWLGKLIGLPEEFLNCGEGPGGGVIQGSASESTLVCLLVAIEQTTRRIKHLHSDWDDAYIRSKLVAYTSDQSNSSIEKAGILASVTMKLLPADEKCVFRGETLLKAIKEDLEKGLVPCCVIATLGTTGTCAFDKLEELGPICKEYNVWLHVDAAYAGAAFVCPEYRYLMTGVEYVDSFNINPHKWLLVNFDCSALWVKDSRRLIEVFSVDRIYLAHDKEGVAPDYRNWQIPLGRRFRSLKLWFVLRLYGVDGLQEHIRRTIKFAQIFEEYVKSDSRFELVIGRSMGLICFRIKGDNQLTKELLSRLTAEKKIYVVAATFREKLVVRFVICSRLTREEDVIFAWNEITKQATEIVGPKTPCLEEKAHESFAKSSADLATRIESLNLESKTQTIS; via the exons ATGGACACAAAAGAGTTTGTTGATTTTGGCAAAGCGGCCATCGATTTCGTGGCTAATTATACGGATAACTTGAGGAACAAGAATGTTCTTCCGGATGTTGAACCTGGATATCTTAGTGAATTGTTGCCGAAAGAAGCGCCACAGAAAGCGGAAACCTGGCAGCAAGTGCTTAAAGATGTCGAGCAGTATATTATACCAGGG GTAACACATTGGAATTCACCGCATTTTCATGCATTTTATCCGACAGCAAATTCCTATCCGGCTCTTGTGGGTGAAATTTTGAGCAGTGGTATCGGTTGTATTGGACTTTCATGGCTTGCTTCACCCGCCTGCACCGAGCTCGAAGTTATTACAATGAACTGGCTCGGAAAATTAATAGGATTACCGGAGGAGTTTCTAAACTGTGGCGAAGGCCCAGGAGGTGGTGTTATACAG gGATCAGCAAGTGAGTCTACGTTGGTGTGTTTATTAGTAGCTATAGAACAAACCACACGTCGGATAAAACATCTTCATTCAGACTGGGATGATGCTTATATTAGGTCGAAATTGGTTGCATATACGTCTG ATCAATCAAATTCCTCTATAGAAAAAGCAGGAATTTTAGCCTCGGTTaccatgaaacttttaccagccGACGAGAAATGTGTTTTTCGAGGTGAAACGTTATTGAAAGCGATCAAGGAGGACTTGGAGAAAGGTTTGGTACCATGCTGTGTTATAGCTACTTTGGGTACCACTGGCACGTGTGCCTTTGATAAACTTGAAGAATTGGGACCCATTTGTAAAGAGTACAATGTTTGGTTGCACGTCGATGCTGCATATGCag gtGCTGCTTTCGTTTGTCCCGAATATCGGTATTTAATGACTGGCGTTGAATACGTTGACTCCTTCAATATTAATCCACACAAATGGTTACTCGTGAATTTcgattgttctgcactatg GGTTAAAGATTCTAGGAGACTCATTGAAGTCTTCAGTGTAGATAGGATTTATTTGGCGCACGATAAAGAAGGAGTTGCTCCAGATTATAGG aatTGGCAAATTCCGTTGGGACGACGTTTTCGTTCTTTGAAACTTTGGTTTGTCTTACGTCTATACGGAGTGGACGGTTTACAGGAACACATAAGGCGTACCATAAAATTTGCTCAAATATTTGAAGAATATGTTAAATCGGACAGCAGGTTCGAATTAGTGATAGGTAGATCCATGGGTTTAATTTGCTTCAGAATAAAG GGTGACAATCAGTTAACTAAAGAACTTCTCAGCCGTTTAACAGCCGAAAAGAAGATTTATGTGGTTGCTGCAACTTTTCGCGAAAAATTGGTTGTTCGATTCGTAATTTGCAGTCGTTTAACTCGAGAAGAAGATGTTATATTTGCTTggaatgaaattacaaaacaagCGACAGAAATCGTGGGACCTAAGACACCTTGTTTGGAAGAAAAAGCACATGAATCATTCGCAAAATCTTCGGCTGATTTAGCGACGAGGATAGAAAGTTTAAATCTCGAGTCAAAAACGCAAACAATATCGTAG